The following are from one region of the Cetobacterium somerae genome:
- a CDS encoding ROK family protein: MGYQRKEKLKNKNKIFKYISLNKIFNKQDISENLNLSFPTVTKYIEEFLEQNIIEEIGIKNSKHNRPSTTYKFNPNSLYSIGIKLEVNRVSFIITNILGESLRKNEIHNNFFNNQNFAKYIVQQLKLFLQGFEEQEKLIGIGISLPGIVDDTFKKFEIGTNFQIFSQDMKFIEDEMKLPIFLMNEANAGIFGEYILNNFTHKNLAFISIDTGIGAGIVLNNKIYEGDNFKAGEIGHISIVPDGRECSCGNTGCFERYCSNIALINDFKENFNLEIHTLNDIFFNDLHTTPIGQEILKKYTKYLARAIQTLLLIFDLNKVIIGGEICFYKDYFNLEENLKNLVFNNLFCKDKNILEFSKYGESSNLIGAGLAPFRNWS, translated from the coding sequence ATGGGATATCAAAGAAAAGAAAAATTAAAAAATAAAAATAAAATTTTTAAATATATTTCATTAAATAAAATTTTTAACAAACAGGATATTTCAGAAAATTTAAATTTAAGTTTTCCAACAGTTACAAAATACATTGAAGAATTTTTAGAACAAAATATTATCGAAGAGATTGGAATAAAAAATAGTAAACATAATCGACCTTCTACAACTTATAAATTTAATCCTAACAGCTTATACTCCATAGGAATTAAACTTGAGGTTAATCGTGTTAGTTTTATTATAACTAATATATTAGGTGAAAGTTTAAGAAAAAATGAAATTCATAATAACTTTTTTAATAATCAAAATTTTGCCAAATATATTGTTCAACAACTTAAACTATTTCTACAGGGATTTGAAGAGCAAGAAAAACTTATTGGAATTGGAATATCACTACCTGGAATTGTAGATGACACTTTTAAAAAATTTGAAATAGGTACTAATTTCCAAATCTTTTCACAAGATATGAAATTCATTGAAGACGAAATGAAACTTCCTATTTTTTTGATGAATGAAGCTAATGCTGGAATTTTTGGTGAATATATTCTAAATAATTTTACACATAAAAATTTAGCATTTATATCTATTGATACTGGAATTGGTGCTGGAATTGTTTTAAATAATAAAATATATGAAGGTGATAATTTCAAAGCTGGAGAGATTGGACATATATCAATAGTTCCTGATGGGAGAGAATGTTCTTGTGGAAATACTGGGTGTTTTGAACGTTATTGCTCTAATATAGCTCTAATAAACGATTTTAAAGAAAACTTTAATTTAGAAATTCATACTTTAAACGATATATTTTTTAATGATTTACATACTACTCCTATTGGGCAAGAAATCTTAAAAAAATATACAAAATATTTAGCGAGAGCTATTCAAACACTTTTACTTATTTTTGATTTAAATAAAGTTATTATTGGAGGAGAAATCTGTTTTTATAAAGATTATTTTAATTTAGAGGAAAATCTAAAAAATTTAGTGTTTAACAATCTATTTTGTAAGGATAAAAATATTTTAGAGTTCTCAAAATATGGGGAATCTTCTAATTTAATTGGTGCTGGTTTAGCTCCATTTAGAAACTGGTCATAA
- the xylF gene encoding D-xylose ABC transporter substrate-binding protein: MRKKILSLGIFLLAGAMLNTSLEAAKMKIGMTVDDLRLERWQRDRDIFTEEANKLGAEVVAVSANGDSDKQMRDAENLISQGIDLLVVIPNNGDVMGAIVDQAHQDGIKVLAYDRLLTNSDVDAYISFDNEKVGELQGEAIVEAMPKGMYFMMGGSPTDNNAKMFRAGQMKAVQPYIDSGEIVIVGDQWVKDWLPEEAMKIMENALTANDNKIDAVVASNDSTAGGAIQALAAQNMAGKVPISGQDADLAAVKRVAEGTQTVTVYKPIPKLAKEAAKLSVKMIKNENLGTTTTVNNGQKDVPAVLLEPIAVTKDNIKETIVKDGFHTEKDIYGK, translated from the coding sequence ATGAGAAAAAAAATTTTATCATTAGGAATTTTTTTACTAGCAGGAGCTATGCTTAACACATCTTTAGAAGCAGCAAAAATGAAAATAGGTATGACAGTTGATGATTTGAGATTGGAAAGGTGGCAAAGAGATAGGGATATATTTACAGAAGAAGCCAATAAATTAGGAGCAGAAGTTGTTGCAGTATCAGCAAATGGAGATTCTGATAAGCAAATGAGAGATGCAGAAAATTTGATCTCTCAAGGGATTGATCTGTTAGTAGTGATTCCTAATAATGGAGATGTTATGGGAGCTATTGTTGATCAAGCTCATCAGGATGGAATAAAAGTTTTAGCATATGATAGATTGTTAACAAATTCAGATGTTGATGCTTATATATCTTTTGACAATGAAAAAGTAGGAGAGTTACAAGGAGAAGCAATAGTTGAAGCAATGCCAAAAGGAATGTATTTCATGATGGGAGGATCTCCAACTGACAATAATGCAAAGATGTTTAGAGCGGGGCAAATGAAAGCAGTTCAGCCGTATATTGATAGTGGAGAGATAGTAATAGTAGGAGATCAATGGGTAAAAGATTGGTTACCAGAAGAAGCTATGAAAATAATGGAAAATGCTTTAACTGCAAATGATAATAAAATAGATGCAGTAGTTGCTTCAAATGACAGTACAGCAGGAGGTGCAATCCAAGCTTTAGCTGCTCAGAACATGGCAGGTAAAGTGCCAATTTCTGGACAAGATGCCGATTTAGCTGCAGTAAAAAGAGTTGCAGAAGGAACACAAACTGTAACAGTTTATAAACCTATTCCTAAACTTGCAAAAGAGGCAGCAAAATTATCTGTAAAAATGATAAAAAATGAAAATTTAGGAACAACTACAACAGTAAATAACGGACAAAAAGATGTACCAGCAGTTTTATTAGAACCAATTGCAGTAACAAAAGATAATATAAAAGAAACGATAGTAAAAGATGGCTTCCATACAGAAAAAGATATCTATGGAAAATAA
- the xylA gene encoding xylose isomerase, whose protein sequence is MAFFSKVEKIKFEGKDSKNLLSFRHYNPEEIVLGKKMKDHLKFAMSYWHTLTAGGNDPFGDATLVREWDNLSPMEKAKARVKAGFEFMEKLGLEYFCFHDKDIAPEADTLEEYFKNLDEIVDLIESEMKRTGIKLLWGTSNMFSNPRFLHGAGTSCNADVFAWAAAQVKNALDITKKLGGQGYVFWGGREGYETLLNTDMKLELDNLARLLTLATEYADEIGFKGQFYIEPKPKEPTKHQYDFDVATVMNFLRTYNLDKKFKMNIEANHATLAGHTFQHELRLARINGMFGSIDANKGDLLLGWDTDQFPTDVYDATLAMYETLMAGGFTTGGLNFDAKVRRESTDTLDLFYAYIGGMDTFAKGLKVAAKLIEDKVFESFIEKRYESYTRGVGKDIVEGKVTLKELAKYALTLKDIKNDSGRQEMLENILNNYIY, encoded by the coding sequence ATGGCATTTTTTTCAAAGGTAGAAAAAATTAAATTTGAGGGGAAAGATAGTAAAAATTTATTATCATTTAGACATTATAATCCTGAAGAGATTGTATTAGGGAAAAAAATGAAAGATCATTTAAAATTTGCGATGTCTTATTGGCATACTTTAACTGCTGGTGGAAACGATCCTTTTGGAGATGCTACTTTAGTTAGAGAGTGGGATAACTTATCACCTATGGAGAAAGCAAAAGCTAGAGTAAAAGCCGGATTTGAATTTATGGAAAAACTTGGGTTAGAATACTTTTGTTTTCATGACAAAGATATAGCTCCAGAAGCAGATACTTTAGAAGAATATTTCAAAAATCTAGATGAAATAGTTGATTTAATAGAAAGCGAAATGAAAAGAACAGGAATAAAGCTGCTTTGGGGAACATCAAATATGTTTTCGAATCCAAGATTTTTACATGGAGCAGGAACAAGTTGCAATGCTGATGTTTTTGCATGGGCAGCAGCACAAGTTAAAAATGCATTAGATATAACAAAAAAATTAGGTGGCCAAGGGTATGTTTTTTGGGGAGGAAGAGAAGGTTATGAAACTCTTTTAAATACAGATATGAAATTAGAGTTAGATAACTTAGCAAGACTTTTAACTTTAGCTACAGAATATGCAGATGAAATAGGATTTAAAGGTCAATTTTATATAGAACCCAAACCAAAAGAACCAACAAAACATCAGTATGATTTTGATGTAGCAACAGTCATGAACTTCTTAAGAACATATAATTTAGATAAAAAATTTAAAATGAATATAGAAGCAAATCATGCAACACTAGCAGGACATACATTTCAACACGAGCTTCGTTTAGCAAGAATAAATGGTATGTTTGGTAGTATAGATGCAAATAAAGGAGACTTATTGCTAGGATGGGATACAGATCAATTTCCTACAGATGTATATGATGCAACACTAGCAATGTATGAAACACTTATGGCTGGAGGATTTACAACAGGTGGATTAAACTTTGACGCTAAAGTTAGAAGAGAATCAACGGATACTTTGGATTTATTCTATGCTTATATAGGAGGGATGGATACTTTTGCTAAAGGATTAAAAGTAGCAGCTAAATTAATAGAGGATAAAGTCTTTGAAAGTTTTATTGAAAAGAGATATGAAAGTTATACAAGAGGAGTAGGGAAAGATATAGTTGAAGGAAAAGTAACACTAAAAGAGTTAGCAAAGTATGCTTTAACATTAAAAGATATTAAAAATGACTCTGGAAGACAAGAGATGTTAGAGAATATTTTAAATAATTATATTTATTAA